A genome region from Oncorhynchus masou masou isolate Uvic2021 unplaced genomic scaffold, UVic_Omas_1.1 unplaced_scaffold_181, whole genome shotgun sequence includes the following:
- the cpsf4 gene encoding cleavage and polyadenylation specificity factor subunit 4 isoform X1, which translates to MQDLIATVDHIKFDLEIAVEQQLGAQPLPFPGMDKSGAAVCEFFMRAACLKGGMCPFRHISGEKTVVCKHWLRGLCKKGDQCEFLHEYDMTKMPECYFYSKFGECSNKECPFLHIDPESKIKDCPWYDRGFCKHGPDCRHRHTRRVICMNYLVGFCPEGRSCKFMHPRFELPMGATEQPPLPAQILGHQKPLPSLGRSSLSLIQLTNPGGGAGPHQHQHHQRQPYSSGPSMHQHHNNMGGGNRGPRPLDQVTCYKCGEKGHYANKCTKGHLAFLSGQ; encoded by the exons ATGCAGGACCTGATAGCCACCGTGGACCACATCAAGTTTGATCTAGAGATAGCTGTGGAGCAGCAGCTGGGGGCTCAGCCTCTCCCTTTCCCCGGGATGGACA AGTCCGGGGCTGCTGTGTGTGAGTTCTTCATGAGAGCAGCCTGTCTCAAAG GTGGTATGTGTCCGTTCCGTCACATCAGTGGGGAGAAGACGGTGGTGTGTAAACACTGGCTCAGAGGACTCTGTAAGAAGGGAGACCAGTGTGAGTTCCTCCACGAGTACGACATGACCAAGATGCCCGAGTGTTACTTCTACTCCAAGTTCG gaGAGTGCAGTAACAAGGAGTGTCCGTTCCTCCACATCGACCCAGAGTCTAAGATCAAAGACTGTCCCTGGTATGACAGAGGCTTCTGCAAACATG gTCCAGACTGTAGACATCGCCACACCAGAAGAGTAATCTGTATGAACTACTTGGTTGGTTTCTGTCCAGAGGGACGGTCCTGTAAATTCATGCA CCCGCGGTTTGAGCTGCCGATGGGAGCCACAGAACAGCCTCCTCTACCAGCACAGATACTGGGTCACCAGAAG CCGTTGCCTTCGCTTGGCCGCTCGTCCCTGTCACTCATCCAGCTGACCAATCCTGGGGGAGGTGCAGGTCCTCACCAGCATCAACACCATCAACGCCAGCCATACTCCTCTGGTCCCAGCATGCATCAGCACCACAACAACATGGGAGGAGGGAACAGGGGTCCACGCCCACTAGACCAGGTCACCTGCTACAAG tgtggtGAGAAGGGCCACTATGCCAATAAATGCACCAAAGGACATCTGGCCTTCCTCAGTGGACAGTAA
- the cpsf4 gene encoding cleavage and polyadenylation specificity factor subunit 4 isoform X2 produces the protein MCPFRHISGEKTVVCKHWLRGLCKKGDQCEFLHEYDMTKMPECYFYSKFGECSNKECPFLHIDPESKIKDCPWYDRGFCKHGPDCRHRHTRRVICMNYLVGFCPEGRSCKFMHPRFELPMGATEQPPLPAQILGHQKPLPSLGRSSLSLIQLTNPGGGAGPHQHQHHQRQPYSSGPSMHQHHNNMGGGNRGPRPLDQVTCYKCGEKGHYANKCTKGHLAFLSGQ, from the exons ATGTGTCCGTTCCGTCACATCAGTGGGGAGAAGACGGTGGTGTGTAAACACTGGCTCAGAGGACTCTGTAAGAAGGGAGACCAGTGTGAGTTCCTCCACGAGTACGACATGACCAAGATGCCCGAGTGTTACTTCTACTCCAAGTTCG gaGAGTGCAGTAACAAGGAGTGTCCGTTCCTCCACATCGACCCAGAGTCTAAGATCAAAGACTGTCCCTGGTATGACAGAGGCTTCTGCAAACATG gTCCAGACTGTAGACATCGCCACACCAGAAGAGTAATCTGTATGAACTACTTGGTTGGTTTCTGTCCAGAGGGACGGTCCTGTAAATTCATGCA CCCGCGGTTTGAGCTGCCGATGGGAGCCACAGAACAGCCTCCTCTACCAGCACAGATACTGGGTCACCAGAAG CCGTTGCCTTCGCTTGGCCGCTCGTCCCTGTCACTCATCCAGCTGACCAATCCTGGGGGAGGTGCAGGTCCTCACCAGCATCAACACCATCAACGCCAGCCATACTCCTCTGGTCCCAGCATGCATCAGCACCACAACAACATGGGAGGAGGGAACAGGGGTCCACGCCCACTAGACCAGGTCACCTGCTACAAG tgtggtGAGAAGGGCCACTATGCCAATAAATGCACCAAAGGACATCTGGCCTTCCTCAGTGGACAGTAA